The following are encoded in a window of Bacillus sp. es.036 genomic DNA:
- the tsaD gene encoding tRNA (adenosine(37)-N6)-threonylcarbamoyltransferase complex transferase subunit TsaD has protein sequence MENKHEIILGIETSCDETAVAIVKDGKEVLANVVASQIESHKRFGGVVPEIASRHHVEQMTLILEEALNEAGLTMDEIDGIAVTEGPGLVGALLIGVNTAKALAFAHQKPLIGTHHIAGHIYANQLVAELTYPLLALVVSGGHTELVYMPSEGEFEVIGETRDDAAGEAYDKVARTLQLPYPGGPHIDRLAAEGEPSVRLPRAWLEKGSYDFSFSGLKSAVINTVHNAKQRNEELKPEDLAASFQASVVEVLVTKTLRAAEEYGVKQVLLAGGVAANKGLRSSLIEAFEGSGRELVIPPLYYCTDNAAMIAAAGTIAYRKGKRSSLQLNANPGLELGI, from the coding sequence ATGGAAAATAAACATGAAATTATTTTAGGAATTGAAACAAGCTGTGATGAAACAGCAGTTGCGATCGTAAAAGATGGGAAAGAAGTATTAGCGAACGTGGTGGCTTCTCAGATTGAAAGTCATAAACGTTTTGGAGGCGTCGTGCCTGAAATTGCTTCAAGGCATCATGTGGAGCAGATGACACTGATTCTTGAAGAAGCTTTAAATGAAGCAGGACTTACAATGGATGAGATTGATGGCATTGCTGTGACAGAGGGCCCCGGACTTGTGGGAGCACTCTTAATCGGTGTGAATACAGCCAAAGCGCTTGCTTTCGCTCACCAGAAGCCACTAATCGGTACACATCATATTGCAGGGCATATTTATGCCAATCAGCTTGTAGCAGAGTTAACTTATCCACTGCTAGCGCTGGTAGTGTCTGGTGGACATACGGAGCTTGTTTATATGCCGTCTGAAGGTGAGTTTGAGGTAATCGGTGAAACACGTGATGACGCAGCTGGAGAAGCTTATGATAAAGTCGCAAGAACGCTACAGCTTCCTTACCCTGGAGGACCACATATTGATCGGTTGGCAGCAGAAGGAGAACCATCAGTTCGACTGCCTCGTGCCTGGCTTGAAAAAGGGTCATATGATTTTAGCTTTAGTGGTTTGAAATCGGCGGTTATCAACACTGTTCATAACGCGAAACAACGTAACGAAGAACTGAAACCGGAGGATCTTGCGGCAAGTTTTCAGGCTTCTGTTGTCGAAGTACTGGTTACGAAGACGTTGCGAGCGGCTGAAGAGTATGGCGTGAAACAAGTTCTTCTTGCTGGTGGTGTAGCAGCAAACAAAGGCCTAAGAAGTTCTTTAATAGAAGCTTTTGAAGGTAGCGGTAGAGAGCTTGTGATTCCACCATTGTATTATTGTACGGATAATGCTGCGATGATTGCAGCTGCTGGAACGATCGCTTATCGAAAAGGAAAACGTTCTAGCCTTCAACTTAACGCAAATCCGGGATTAGAACTGGGAATCTAA
- a CDS encoding ABC-F family ATP-binding cassette domain-containing protein, with product MIVLQVNGLTKSFGADTILSNIKLEVQSRDRVALVGRNGAGKSTLLKMITGQLSYDSGDIIKPKDVAVGYMAQDTGLESGLSIWDEMLSVFERFQKMESELREYEQKMGNPKVYENQIEYERILKEYDELQVAFKDQGGYKYEADIRTVLHGLNFKDFDYSTKISTLSGGQKTRLALGKLLLTKPELLILDEPTNHLDIETLTWLEGYLQNYSGALLIVSHDRYFLDKIVTKVYEISRHRAERFEGNYSYYLDEKEQRYEQQLKEFEKQQKEIAKLEDFVAKNIVRASTTKRAQSRRKQLDRMERLDKPKGDEKSANITFGIDKQTGNDVLTLRELSIGYPNNVINDHLTFDLKRQESVALVGPNGIGKSTLLKAIVSGETLLDGDIHYGSNVQIGFYDQEQTNLHSNKTVLKELWDDFPLTDEKDIRAVLGRFLFTGDDVLKNVSDLSGGEKGRLALSKLMMKKSNLLILDEPTNHLDLDSKEILEDALIQFPGTILFVSHDRYFINRIATRVIELSTDGVTPYLGDYDYYVEKKQELAELAALEQQNNEVTQSLSSGKSSFKQDKETKRQERQMLRRIEEIEKEVDDAELRIAAIEEELCIPDVFEDHEKVMKLNEEMDHLRYVTETLMEEWEQLQEA from the coding sequence ATGATCGTATTGCAAGTAAATGGACTCACCAAATCATTTGGTGCTGATACCATTTTATCGAATATTAAATTAGAAGTACAATCACGAGACCGCGTTGCGCTTGTTGGGCGGAACGGCGCTGGTAAATCTACTCTGCTAAAGATGATAACCGGGCAACTTTCATATGATTCAGGCGATATTATTAAACCAAAAGATGTAGCAGTTGGTTATATGGCGCAAGACACTGGACTCGAATCTGGACTTTCGATCTGGGATGAAATGCTAAGCGTCTTTGAACGATTTCAAAAGATGGAATCAGAACTTAGGGAATATGAACAAAAGATGGGTAATCCAAAAGTTTACGAAAATCAGATTGAATACGAGCGAATTTTAAAAGAATATGACGAGCTTCAAGTTGCCTTTAAAGATCAAGGTGGTTATAAGTACGAAGCAGACATTCGTACCGTATTACACGGACTTAACTTTAAAGATTTTGATTACAGTACAAAAATCTCAACGCTTAGCGGTGGACAAAAGACACGACTCGCTCTCGGAAAGCTTTTGCTTACAAAACCTGAGCTACTTATTCTAGATGAACCGACAAACCATCTAGATATTGAAACACTTACATGGCTTGAAGGCTACCTTCAAAACTATTCTGGTGCCTTATTAATTGTCTCTCACGATCGTTATTTCCTCGATAAAATTGTAACTAAAGTGTACGAGATTTCTAGACATCGTGCGGAACGTTTTGAAGGTAACTATAGTTACTATCTTGATGAAAAAGAACAGCGTTATGAGCAGCAGCTTAAGGAGTTTGAGAAACAACAAAAAGAAATTGCGAAGCTAGAAGACTTTGTTGCGAAAAACATTGTCCGCGCTTCAACAACGAAACGCGCGCAAAGTCGTCGCAAACAGCTCGATCGGATGGAACGTCTGGATAAGCCTAAAGGCGATGAAAAATCAGCCAACATTACATTTGGTATTGATAAACAGACTGGTAACGATGTCCTAACCCTGAGAGAATTATCGATCGGGTACCCTAACAATGTCATAAACGATCATCTAACATTTGATTTAAAGCGACAAGAAAGTGTCGCTCTTGTAGGTCCGAACGGAATAGGTAAATCAACATTGCTAAAAGCAATCGTATCAGGGGAGACACTACTCGATGGCGATATTCATTACGGAAGCAATGTTCAAATCGGTTTTTATGACCAGGAACAAACCAATCTCCACTCGAACAAGACCGTTTTAAAAGAACTTTGGGATGATTTCCCTCTTACCGATGAGAAAGATATTCGCGCCGTACTTGGTCGCTTCTTATTTACCGGCGATGATGTGTTGAAGAACGTTTCTGATTTAAGTGGGGGCGAAAAAGGCCGCCTTGCTCTCTCCAAATTAATGATGAAGAAATCCAATCTTCTCATTCTGGATGAGCCAACAAACCACCTTGACCTTGATAGCAAAGAAATACTGGAAGACGCGCTGATTCAGTTCCCAGGTACAATCCTATTTGTCTCACATGATCGATACTTTATTAACAGAATCGCAACGCGTGTGATCGAGCTTTCAACGGATGGTGTTACACCTTATCTAGGGGACTATGATTATTATGTTGAAAAAAAGCAGGAACTTGCTGAGCTTGCAGCGCTTGAACAACAAAATAATGAAGTTACTCAATCTCTTTCATCTGGTAAATCTAGCTTTAAGCAAGATAAAGAAACCAAACGACAAGAACGTCAAATGCTCCGACGAATTGAAGAGATTGAAAAAGAAGTGGATGACGCTGAATTACGCATTGCTGCAATCGAAGAAGAGCTATGTATTCCAGACGTCTTCGAAGATCATGAAAAAGTAATGAAGTTAAATGAAGAAATGGATCATTTGCGGTATGTGACGGAAACACTCATGGAAGAATGGGAACAATTACAGGAAGCCTAA
- the moaC gene encoding cyclic pyranopterin monophosphate synthase MoaC, which translates to MSSFTHFNEEGRARMVDITDKTPSVRTATARTSVQVSELIYSGIQAGTMKKGDVLQVAQIAGIMAAKKTSDLIPMCHPIALSGVDLHFDWQDHSPSYELIIEAHVKTSGSTGVEMEALTAASAAALTVYDMCKAVDKGIVIGETYLVTKTGGKSGDYTRE; encoded by the coding sequence ATGAGTTCATTTACTCACTTTAATGAAGAAGGCCGAGCTAGAATGGTCGATATTACTGATAAAACTCCCTCGGTTCGAACGGCTACCGCACGTACGAGCGTTCAGGTGAGTGAACTAATTTATTCAGGTATCCAAGCGGGAACGATGAAAAAAGGCGATGTACTTCAAGTCGCTCAAATTGCCGGTATTATGGCAGCAAAAAAAACATCTGATCTCATCCCTATGTGTCATCCGATAGCGCTTTCTGGCGTTGACCTTCATTTTGACTGGCAGGATCATTCGCCATCTTATGAGCTGATCATCGAGGCTCATGTGAAAACGAGCGGGAGTACTGGCGTTGAAATGGAAGCGCTGACGGCAGCATCAGCGGCGGCATTAACCGTTTATGATATGTGCAAAGCGGTGGATAAAGGCATCGTTATCGGGGAAACCTATCTTGTTACGAAAACAGGAGGTAAAAGCGGGGATTATACGCGCGAATAA
- a CDS encoding redox-sensing transcriptional repressor Rex: MDIDQAKIPQATAKRLPLYYRYLKNLSASGKQRVSSAELSDAIKVDSATIRRDFSYFGALGKKGYGYNVHYLLSFFSKTLDQDETTKVALIGVGNLGTAFLHYNFIKNNNTKIELAFDADSEKVGQEIGGVPVYHIDEFQKRLKENDVTVVILTVPVHVAQSIADQMDETGIKGILNFTPARLTVPDHIRVHHIDLAVELQALVYFMKHYPV, from the coding sequence ATGGATATTGATCAAGCAAAAATTCCGCAGGCGACAGCAAAAAGACTGCCGCTCTATTATCGATATTTAAAAAATCTAAGTGCATCTGGAAAACAGCGTGTTTCCTCAGCAGAACTTAGTGATGCCATTAAGGTAGATTCCGCTACAATCCGCAGAGATTTCAGCTATTTTGGTGCACTTGGTAAAAAAGGGTATGGGTACAACGTCCATTATTTGTTATCCTTTTTTAGTAAGACCCTTGATCAGGATGAAACGACAAAGGTTGCGCTGATTGGCGTAGGTAATCTTGGAACGGCCTTTCTACATTACAATTTTATAAAAAATAATAATACAAAAATTGAGCTCGCTTTTGATGCCGATTCCGAAAAAGTCGGACAGGAAATTGGCGGAGTACCCGTTTATCATATTGATGAATTTCAAAAGCGACTTAAAGAAAATGACGTAACGGTTGTTATTTTAACTGTCCCTGTCCATGTAGCTCAGTCAATTGCCGATCAAATGGATGAGACAGGCATCAAAGGAATATTAAATTTCACCCCAGCTCGTCTAACTGTTCCGGATCATATACGAGTGCATCATATTGATCTAGCAGTCGAATTACAAGCACTCGTCTATTTCATGAAGCATTATCCAGTATAA
- a CDS encoding twin-arginine translocase TatA/TatE family subunit, producing MGMGGASIALVAVVALIIFGPKKLPELGKAAGNTLREFKNATKGLADDDDEPNDKKNNDK from the coding sequence ATGGGAATGGGTGGCGCAAGTATCGCATTAGTTGCCGTGGTTGCTTTGATAATATTCGGACCGAAGAAATTACCTGAGCTAGGTAAAGCAGCAGGTAACACGCTTCGTGAGTTTAAAAACGCAACAAAAGGTTTAGCGGATGATGACGATGAACCAAATGATAAGAAAAATAACGACAAGTAA
- the tatC gene encoding twin-arginine translocase subunit TatC: MEDQKQSIYDHLEELRKRVIITVVFLILSFIAGLFLAKPVIVFLQHAPEAQGIPMNAFHLTDPLKVYFSFAFLIAFIMTSPLALYQLWAFISPGLFEHERKVTLSYIPAVFILFLGGVSFSYFVLFPFVIDFVGNLAQSLNIQEMYGANQYFSFLFQLTLPFGFVFQLPVIVLFFTRLGMLNPAMLVQIRKYAYFVLLVIAGMITPPEIISHLMVTVPLLLLYEFSIIVSRYGYRKRLQAEAKRILEEAQEEENQ; the protein is encoded by the coding sequence ATGGAGGATCAGAAGCAATCCATCTATGATCATTTAGAGGAATTAAGAAAACGGGTTATTATTACTGTCGTTTTCTTAATTCTTTCCTTTATTGCGGGACTGTTTCTGGCTAAGCCAGTCATTGTGTTCCTGCAGCATGCTCCTGAAGCGCAGGGTATACCGATGAACGCGTTTCATCTGACTGACCCATTGAAAGTGTATTTCAGCTTCGCCTTTTTAATTGCTTTTATTATGACATCACCACTTGCGCTCTACCAGCTCTGGGCGTTTATATCACCCGGATTGTTTGAACATGAACGCAAAGTAACATTATCTTATATACCAGCGGTGTTCATTTTATTTCTTGGCGGAGTTTCCTTTTCCTATTTTGTTCTCTTTCCATTTGTGATCGATTTTGTGGGGAACCTTGCACAAAGCCTTAACATTCAAGAGATGTATGGAGCGAATCAATATTTTAGCTTCTTGTTTCAGTTAACACTGCCTTTTGGATTTGTCTTTCAGTTGCCCGTCATCGTTCTTTTCTTTACAAGGCTTGGTATGTTAAATCCAGCAATGCTTGTACAGATTAGAAAATATGCGTACTTTGTCCTTCTCGTTATAGCGGGGATGATTACACCACCTGAAATTATTTCACATCTTATGGTAACTGTACCGCTTTTACTACTTTACGAATTTAGTATTATTGTGTCCCGATACGGTTATCGGAAGAGGTTACAGGCTGAAGCAAAAAGGATTCTTGAGGAAGCTCAGGAAGAAGAAAATCAATAA
- a CDS encoding YdiK family protein produces MGFFYLGLGSLFTYLAIQSASSNGEMWSFYTILLMVLATVDFVYAIRFFVLRKRITQLKKKDENKKR; encoded by the coding sequence ATGGGTTTTTTCTATTTAGGACTCGGGTCGCTATTTACGTACCTTGCGATCCAAAGCGCTAGTAGTAACGGCGAAATGTGGAGCTTTTATACAATTCTATTGATGGTTCTTGCCACAGTGGATTTCGTATATGCTATTCGTTTTTTCGTCCTTAGAAAACGGATCACACAACTTAAGAAAAAAGATGAAAACAAAAAGCGGTAG
- a CDS encoding CPBP family intramembrane glutamic endopeptidase: protein MAKHYWTILITYIVMQLSGVVGVPLLQQLNVADPIVTWSVFSFLTALIIMLFLLRSTPDVPFERSARVSPGQAIGWSVLGVFMAYASQIIAAMIEMNVFGIDPGSENTEMLIEVAKASPIFIIVTSIIGPILEEIVFRKVIFGSLYKRFNFWIAGILSSVIFAAIHFDFSHILIYTAMGLTFAFLYVKTKRLIVPIIAHMTMNTFVVLINVYFADDIMEMEKQLNQTQSFIGGLFS, encoded by the coding sequence TTGGCCAAACATTATTGGACTATACTAATCACCTATATTGTCATGCAGCTTTCAGGGGTTGTAGGCGTTCCTTTACTTCAGCAACTTAACGTCGCTGATCCCATTGTCACCTGGTCAGTTTTTAGTTTTCTTACTGCCCTAATTATTATGTTGTTTCTTCTCCGCTCGACTCCTGATGTTCCATTTGAACGCTCTGCTCGCGTTTCACCTGGCCAGGCAATCGGATGGAGTGTGCTAGGCGTATTTATGGCCTATGCTTCCCAAATTATTGCAGCTATGATCGAGATGAATGTATTTGGCATTGATCCTGGTTCTGAGAACACCGAAATGCTTATTGAAGTGGCAAAGGCTTCCCCTATTTTTATCATTGTAACGTCCATTATTGGACCAATTCTTGAAGAAATCGTTTTTCGAAAAGTTATTTTCGGATCATTATACAAACGATTTAACTTCTGGATCGCCGGCATTCTTAGCTCAGTTATATTTGCAGCGATTCACTTTGACTTTTCCCACATACTCATCTATACAGCAATGGGTCTAACCTTTGCCTTTCTATATGTGAAAACAAAGCGTCTGATCGTACCGATTATTGCACACATGACAATGAATACATTTGTTGTGTTAATTAACGTCTATTTTGCTGATGATATTATGGAGATGGAAAAGCAGCTTAATCAGACGCAATCGTTTATTGGAGGACTCTTTTCATGA
- the groES gene encoding co-chaperone GroES, with product MLKPLGDRVVIEPIQLEEKTSSGIVLPDSAKEKPQEGRVVSVGSGALTDGGERVALEVSEGDAVIYSKYAGTEVKYDGKEYLILRENDILAVVGK from the coding sequence TTGTTAAAGCCTTTAGGTGATCGAGTAGTCATCGAACCAATTCAATTAGAAGAAAAAACGTCTAGCGGGATCGTGCTTCCGGATTCTGCGAAAGAAAAGCCACAAGAAGGTCGCGTCGTATCTGTAGGTAGCGGTGCACTAACTGATGGTGGAGAGCGCGTCGCTCTTGAAGTATCAGAAGGCGATGCAGTTATTTACAGCAAGTATGCTGGTACTGAAGTAAAGTATGACGGTAAAGAGTATCTAATCCTTCGTGAAAATGACATTCTTGCAGTTGTAGGTAAGTAA
- the groL gene encoding chaperonin GroEL (60 kDa chaperone family; promotes refolding of misfolded polypeptides especially under stressful conditions; forms two stacked rings of heptamers to form a barrel-shaped 14mer; ends can be capped by GroES; misfolded proteins enter the barrel where they are refolded when GroES binds), producing MAKDIKFSEEARRAMLRGVDSLANAVKVTLGPKGRNVVLEKKFGSPLITNDGVTIAKEIELEDAFENMGAKLVAEVASKTNDVAGDGTTTATVLAQAMVREGLKNVASGANPMVIRKGIEKATRAAVEELKNISKPIEGKESIAQVASISAADEEVGQLIAEAMERVGNDGVITVEESKGFATELEVVEGMQFDRGYASPYMVTDSDKMEAVLEDPYILITDKKIASIQDVLPVLEQVVQQGKPLLMIAEDVEGEALATLVVNKLRGTFNAVAVKAPGFGDRRKAMLEDIGTLTGAEVITEDLGLDLKQANITQLGRASKVVVTKENTTIVEGSGETDKIAGRVNQIKAQLEETTSEFDKEKLQERLAKLAGGVAVIKVGAATETELKERKLRIEDALNSTRAAVEEGIVSGGGTALVNVVKAVQAVEATGDEATGVKIVLRALEEPIRQISHNAGLEGSVVVERLKGEKIGIGFNALTGEWVNMVDAGIVDPTKVTRSALQNAASVSAMILTTEAVIADKPEENAGGGGMPDMGGMGGMGGMGGMM from the coding sequence ATGGCAAAAGATATTAAGTTCAGTGAAGAAGCCCGTCGCGCAATGCTTCGCGGTGTTGATTCTCTTGCGAACGCAGTTAAAGTTACACTCGGACCAAAAGGACGTAACGTTGTCCTCGAGAAGAAATTCGGATCTCCACTTATCACGAATGATGGTGTAACGATCGCGAAAGAAATCGAGCTTGAAGATGCATTCGAAAATATGGGTGCGAAGCTAGTAGCAGAAGTAGCGAGCAAAACGAATGATGTTGCCGGTGACGGTACAACAACTGCAACAGTTCTTGCACAAGCTATGGTACGCGAAGGTCTTAAAAACGTAGCATCTGGTGCGAACCCAATGGTTATCCGTAAGGGTATCGAGAAAGCTACAAGAGCTGCTGTTGAAGAGCTTAAAAATATTTCTAAGCCAATCGAAGGCAAAGAGTCAATCGCACAGGTTGCGTCAATCTCTGCTGCTGACGAAGAAGTAGGTCAATTGATTGCTGAAGCAATGGAGCGCGTTGGTAACGACGGCGTTATCACTGTTGAAGAATCAAAAGGATTTGCTACTGAGCTTGAAGTAGTAGAAGGTATGCAGTTCGACCGTGGATATGCATCTCCATACATGGTAACAGATTCCGATAAAATGGAAGCTGTTCTAGAAGATCCATATATCCTGATTACGGATAAGAAGATCGCTAGCATTCAAGATGTACTACCTGTACTTGAGCAAGTTGTACAACAAGGTAAACCACTTCTTATGATTGCTGAAGACGTTGAAGGTGAAGCTCTTGCAACACTCGTTGTGAACAAGCTTCGCGGAACGTTTAACGCAGTGGCTGTTAAAGCTCCTGGCTTCGGTGATCGTCGTAAAGCAATGCTTGAAGACATCGGTACACTAACTGGTGCTGAAGTGATCACTGAAGATCTTGGTCTTGATCTTAAACAAGCGAACATTACTCAGCTTGGTCGCGCTTCGAAAGTTGTTGTAACGAAAGAAAACACAACAATCGTTGAAGGCTCTGGCGAAACTGATAAAATTGCTGGTCGCGTAAACCAAATCAAAGCTCAGCTAGAAGAAACAACTTCTGAGTTCGATAAAGAAAAGCTTCAGGAACGTCTTGCTAAGCTTGCTGGCGGCGTAGCTGTCATCAAAGTTGGTGCAGCAACTGAAACTGAATTGAAAGAGCGTAAACTTCGCATTGAAGATGCTCTTAACTCAACTCGCGCAGCGGTTGAAGAAGGAATCGTATCCGGTGGTGGTACAGCACTAGTGAACGTCGTTAAGGCTGTTCAAGCTGTTGAAGCTACTGGTGACGAAGCTACTGGCGTTAAGATTGTTCTTCGTGCTCTTGAAGAGCCAATCCGCCAGATCTCTCACAATGCTGGTCTTGAAGGATCTGTTGTGGTTGAGCGCCTTAAAGGCGAGAAAATCGGTATTGGCTTCAACGCCCTTACTGGCGAGTGGGTAAACATGGTTGACGCTGGTATCGTTGACCCAACTAAAGTAACTCGTTCTGCTCTACAAAATGCAGCATCCGTATCTGCTATGATTCTTACTACTGAAGCAGTAATCGCTGATAAGCCTGAAGAAAATGCAGGCGGCGGTGGCATGCCTGATATGGGCGGCATGGGTGGAATGGGCGGTATGGGCGGCATGATGTAA